A window from Aquiluna borgnonia encodes these proteins:
- a CDS encoding DMT family transporter, whose amino-acid sequence MRSDLAALGAILLWATLASLGELLANLPPFFITGVGLLAGSLISLVMIKGNVSRLLVPAKTFAVGIYGLFGFHAALFAALQNAPSVQANLVNYSWPLLIVVLAPVFIPGTSLRLKHVIAALVGFAGAALAISSAGNLTTDLEIGYLYALIAAIIWATYSLMTKRLPHFETAAVGGFALVSGVLALIAHLIFEPAVSPTSQQWLLLLVLGFGPLGGAFYLWDYAIKHGNPQRIGLLSFLTPLLSTTLLVLVSGIEPSIELLMSAVLIVGAALIGNREKRPS is encoded by the coding sequence GTGAGAAGTGACTTGGCTGCCCTGGGTGCAATTTTGCTGTGGGCGACCTTGGCAAGCCTTGGCGAGCTACTTGCAAACCTGCCGCCCTTTTTCATAACCGGTGTTGGTCTTTTGGCAGGCTCCCTTATTTCCCTAGTGATGATCAAGGGAAATGTCTCAAGGCTTTTGGTTCCAGCAAAGACCTTTGCGGTTGGGATCTATGGCCTGTTTGGATTCCACGCCGCACTCTTTGCAGCCCTTCAAAACGCTCCCAGTGTTCAGGCGAACCTGGTGAACTACAGCTGGCCGCTATTGATAGTGGTGCTGGCTCCGGTGTTTATCCCCGGCACCTCGCTGAGGCTCAAACACGTGATTGCCGCGCTGGTTGGTTTTGCCGGAGCGGCGTTAGCTATTAGCTCTGCGGGCAACCTCACCACCGATCTTGAAATTGGTTACCTATACGCGCTGATTGCAGCAATCATCTGGGCCACCTACTCACTTATGACGAAACGGCTACCTCACTTTGAGACCGCTGCGGTTGGCGGTTTTGCCCTGGTCTCAGGGGTCTTGGCCCTGATTGCTCACCTCATATTTGAGCCCGCCGTTTCACCCACATCGCAGCAGTGGCTGCTGCTATTGGTTTTGGGGTTTGGGCCTTTGGGTGGAGCTTTTTATCTTTGGGACTATGCGATCAAGCACGGCAACCCTCAGCGCATCGGGCTGCTCTCATTCCTCACTCCCCTGCTTTCCACAACACTGCTGGTTTTGGTTTCGGGCATTGAGCCCTCAATTGAGCTCCTGATGAGCGCGGTGCTGATAGTTGGGGCGGCGCTGATTGGCAACCGAGAAAAGCGGCCCAGTTGA
- a CDS encoding CpaF family protein — protein sequence MEQIQRVVQRARDLIVSENFALSGAVSKALDLEAESALGPIAEAELEGLAMRELTGLGALQPFLDDPQIEEIWINRPNQIHYYSDNHHVVELPLSAAEIRNLTMRMLAHSGRRVDRLTPYVDATLRDGSRLHVVIPEITKHHWSINIRKFRYGRITLEKLHDFDAVTSEQLAKLKSAMQQRRSILIAGATQAGKTTLMSALLAELSPDERLVSCEDTFELMLEHEDWVAMQVRPQSAEGTREIGLRELVKQSLRMRPSRLVIGEVRGPEALDMLVALNSGIPGICTLHANSARQGLQKLLTLPLLAGENITESFLRPTILGAFDLVVFCRRDESGVRRVEEILEVSDEVLQRTP from the coding sequence ATGGAGCAGATTCAGCGAGTCGTGCAGCGGGCCAGAGACCTGATTGTGAGTGAAAACTTTGCGCTTTCGGGAGCAGTATCCAAGGCATTGGATCTAGAGGCGGAGAGTGCTCTCGGTCCAATCGCGGAGGCCGAACTTGAGGGCTTAGCAATGAGAGAGCTGACTGGACTTGGTGCGCTGCAGCCTTTTCTAGATGATCCGCAAATTGAAGAAATTTGGATCAATCGGCCAAACCAGATTCACTACTACTCAGATAACCACCACGTGGTTGAGCTGCCACTTTCCGCTGCCGAAATTCGCAACCTGACGATGCGGATGCTTGCCCACTCGGGTAGAAGGGTTGATCGGCTCACCCCTTACGTCGATGCCACCCTGAGGGATGGTTCCAGGCTTCACGTGGTGATTCCAGAAATCACCAAGCACCACTGGTCGATAAACATTCGTAAATTCCGGTACGGCAGAATCACCCTGGAAAAGCTGCACGACTTTGATGCGGTGACCTCCGAGCAACTTGCCAAGCTCAAATCTGCAATGCAGCAGCGCAGGAGCATTCTGATTGCTGGGGCCACTCAGGCGGGCAAGACCACTCTGATGAGTGCCCTGCTCGCAGAGCTCTCGCCAGACGAGCGCCTTGTTAGCTGCGAGGACACCTTTGAGTTGATGCTCGAGCACGAAGACTGGGTGGCCATGCAGGTTAGGCCTCAGTCTGCTGAGGGCACCAGAGAGATTGGGCTTAGGGAGCTCGTCAAGCAGTCGCTTCGAATGCGGCCCTCGAGGCTCGTTATCGGAGAGGTTCGGGGACCTGAGGCCTTGGACATGCTGGTGGCGCTGAATTCCGGAATACCCGGAATCTGCACCCTGCATGCAAATTCGGCAAGGCAGGGGCTGCAGAAGCTACTAACCCTGCCGCTGTTGGCCGGCGAGAACATCACCGAGAGCTTTCTGCGCCCGACTATTTTGGGAGCTTTTGATCTTGTGGTGTTCTGCCGTCGCGATGAATCCGGCGTTCGCAGGGTCGAGGAGATTCTGGAGGTGAGCGATGAAGTTTTACAGCGAACTCCTTGA
- a CDS encoding ABC transporter permease, which yields MFSFILRRLAATLAVLFVASFVVYQLTAISGDPLQELRTSTDQEALAKIKYLTEVLQLETPPVIRYFYWLAGAAGCLVGQCNLGISIAKGEQQVIDLLGTAMGSTLQLITLATILSILVGVTIGMTTALRQYSGYDYSVTFFAFVFYSLPIFWVAVLLKEFGAIRFNRFLGDPVLSPTTLIVIALVLGAIVTGIVGGGLATRIRTFLLSAAFTGGLLTFLNITQWLKYPSIGLVGVFLLTAMVAGVVLLLSTGFGQRRAVLIVGSMALIAAAMWMPFQYLFFYVQGFSGILLAILIMAAIGVGLGLVFGGDSKREIARAAGITGALGGLVLVIDEALQYWSTYLSLIPQKSGFISTIGAITPTIKREDNMWLTLLDGYAHLILPTAALMIVSVAGYTRYARASLLEVLNQDYIRTARAKGLTERVVIVRHAFRNAMIPIATIIAFDISGLIGGAIITERVFAWEGMGALFNAGLHAVDVNLVMGFFLVTGLFAVVGNLIADLLYSALDPRIRVS from the coding sequence ATGTTTAGCTTCATCCTTCGGCGCCTGGCGGCCACTCTGGCCGTGCTTTTTGTGGCGTCATTTGTGGTTTATCAACTAACCGCAATCTCAGGCGATCCGCTCCAAGAGCTGCGCACCTCCACCGACCAGGAGGCACTCGCCAAAATCAAGTACCTCACCGAGGTGCTCCAGCTGGAGACCCCTCCGGTCATTCGCTACTTCTACTGGCTCGCTGGAGCCGCCGGTTGCCTGGTTGGTCAGTGCAACCTGGGAATCTCTATCGCCAAGGGCGAGCAGCAGGTCATCGACCTGCTGGGAACCGCCATGGGTTCAACCCTCCAGCTGATCACCCTGGCAACAATTCTTTCCATTCTGGTTGGTGTCACCATCGGAATGACGACTGCCCTGAGGCAGTACTCGGGCTATGACTACTCGGTCACCTTCTTTGCTTTTGTTTTTTACTCGCTGCCAATCTTCTGGGTTGCCGTTTTGCTCAAGGAGTTTGGCGCTATCAGGTTCAACCGCTTCCTGGGTGATCCGGTACTTTCACCCACCACGCTGATAGTCATTGCCCTCGTATTGGGGGCCATAGTAACCGGCATCGTTGGCGGTGGTCTTGCCACCAGGATCAGAACCTTCTTGCTATCGGCTGCGTTTACCGGAGGGTTACTAACCTTTCTAAACATCACCCAGTGGTTGAAGTATCCCTCCATTGGCCTGGTCGGAGTATTCCTACTAACCGCCATGGTTGCCGGAGTGGTGCTTTTACTCTCCACCGGTTTTGGCCAGCGCCGGGCGGTATTGATTGTCGGTTCAATGGCTTTGATCGCTGCTGCGATGTGGATGCCATTCCAGTACCTTTTCTTCTATGTCCAGGGTTTCTCTGGAATCCTGCTGGCAATTCTGATAATGGCGGCCATTGGTGTCGGTCTCGGCCTAGTTTTCGGTGGGGATTCCAAGCGCGAGATCGCCAGGGCTGCCGGTATTACCGGAGCCTTGGGTGGCTTGGTGCTGGTAATTGATGAGGCGCTGCAGTACTGGAGCACCTACCTGTCTTTGATTCCACAAAAGAGTGGCTTCATCTCCACCATTGGAGCTATCACCCCAACCATCAAACGTGAAGACAACATGTGGCTGACCCTGCTGGATGGCTACGCTCACCTGATCCTGCCAACCGCTGCGCTCATGATCGTTTCGGTTGCCGGCTACACGCGCTATGCGCGTGCGAGCCTGCTTGAGGTTTTGAACCAGGACTACATCCGCACCGCAAGAGCCAAGGGTCTCACGGAGCGTGTGGTTATTGTTCGTCACGCCTTCAGAAACGCGATGATCCCAATTGCCACCATCATCGCCTTTGACATCTCAGGGCTAATTGGCGGTGCAATTATTACCGAGCGAGTCTTTGCATGGGAGGGCATGGGAGCGCTGTTCAACGCCGGACTTCACGCGGTTGATGTCAATCTGGTGATGGGCTTTTTCCTGGTCACCGGTTTGTTTGCCGTGGTTGGAAACCTGATTGCCGACCTGCTCTACTCCGCCCTAGACCCAAGAATCCGGGTGAGCTAA
- a CDS encoding ABC transporter family substrate-binding protein, translated as MKKFRGISLVAGVAALGLTLSGCAAPEELTPTETTEAAAEETTAPLITVAWNDIASDFNTSSAAGNNVSNSIPAYLSGSGFNYYDNSPALVKNTEFGTYELVSEDPMTVTYTINDAVVWSDGTPIDGADMLLSWAAMFGYGKDAEGNYLFQHAAPREDLASKLPTVDGKTLSFEYDIPYVDWELQFGIGVSAHGTVMMAYPEITDPAEAKAKLIEAIQGNDLEWLKAVADVWNTGYQHTDTPENPLVTLSSGPYMVEELVADQYITMVQNPLYTWGPKPKYERITIREIADSTAAIQAVENGEVQIASGQPTADVLALVQALTNASYETGDEAAYEHIDLTTNNGGPFDPASYGGDAEKARKVRQAFLLSIPREQILENLIKPLNANASLRNSILLIPGSPNYEAMVAESGVADYLGTDAENLEKAKALLAEAGVSGTIDVEFWYPEGNVRRGQQFELIAANAALAGFNLIDESEPDWMFTDPSVNPTNPHDAVIFAWAATSLAVTGNDQQYGTGKPSNFSGYSNAKVDALLEELNSTLDPARQFEIQLAVEQEMWKDAYSITIFQFPGLAWWETAVDGVSLNPLVPYYFWNFWDWTPTAG; from the coding sequence ATGAAGAAATTCCGCGGAATCTCTCTGGTTGCCGGTGTAGCTGCTCTTGGTCTAACCCTTTCGGGTTGCGCCGCTCCAGAGGAGCTAACCCCGACCGAAACCACCGAGGCTGCTGCCGAAGAGACCACGGCACCGCTAATCACGGTTGCCTGGAACGACATCGCAAGCGACTTCAACACCTCAAGCGCTGCTGGAAACAACGTATCCAACTCGATTCCTGCCTACCTTTCTGGTTCGGGATTCAACTACTACGACAACTCTCCAGCCCTTGTGAAGAACACAGAATTTGGTACCTACGAGCTAGTCTCCGAGGACCCAATGACCGTCACCTACACCATCAACGACGCAGTCGTCTGGTCTGACGGCACCCCAATTGACGGCGCAGACATGCTGCTGTCTTGGGCCGCAATGTTCGGTTACGGCAAGGACGCTGAGGGCAACTACCTGTTCCAGCACGCTGCTCCTCGCGAGGACCTAGCCTCCAAGCTGCCAACCGTTGACGGCAAGACTTTGAGCTTCGAGTACGACATCCCTTACGTTGACTGGGAGCTCCAGTTCGGTATCGGTGTCTCGGCTCACGGTACCGTCATGATGGCCTACCCAGAGATCACCGACCCAGCAGAGGCAAAGGCCAAGCTGATCGAGGCGATCCAGGGCAACGACCTAGAGTGGCTGAAGGCTGTAGCTGATGTCTGGAACACCGGTTACCAGCACACTGACACCCCTGAGAACCCACTGGTTACCCTCTCCTCCGGACCATACATGGTCGAGGAGCTAGTAGCTGACCAGTACATCACCATGGTTCAGAACCCGCTTTACACCTGGGGTCCAAAGCCTAAGTACGAGCGCATCACCATCCGCGAGATCGCAGACTCAACCGCCGCTATCCAGGCTGTTGAGAACGGTGAGGTTCAGATTGCTTCCGGTCAGCCAACCGCTGACGTGCTAGCACTGGTCCAGGCTCTTACCAACGCTTCCTACGAGACCGGTGACGAGGCTGCCTACGAGCACATCGACCTAACCACCAACAACGGCGGTCCTTTCGACCCAGCCTCATACGGTGGCGACGCTGAGAAGGCACGCAAGGTTCGCCAGGCATTCCTACTCTCGATCCCTCGTGAGCAGATTCTTGAGAACCTGATCAAGCCACTGAACGCAAACGCATCGCTGCGTAACTCGATCCTGCTGATCCCTGGATCACCAAACTACGAGGCAATGGTTGCTGAGTCAGGTGTAGCCGATTACCTCGGAACTGACGCTGAGAACCTTGAGAAGGCAAAGGCCCTGCTTGCAGAGGCTGGCGTCTCCGGCACCATCGACGTTGAGTTCTGGTACCCAGAGGGCAACGTTCGTCGTGGCCAGCAGTTCGAGCTAATCGCAGCTAACGCAGCGCTAGCCGGCTTCAACCTGATCGACGAGTCAGAGCCAGACTGGATGTTCACCGACCCATCGGTTAACCCAACTAACCCTCACGACGCAGTTATCTTCGCGTGGGCAGCAACCTCACTAGCAGTTACCGGTAACGACCAGCAGTACGGAACCGGAAAGCCATCTAACTTCTCCGGCTACTCAAACGCCAAGGTTGATGCACTGCTAGAGGAGCTAAACAGCACCCTTGACCCTGCTCGCCAGTTCGAGATTCAGCTGGCAGTTGAGCAGGAGATGTGGAAAGACGCATACTCCATCACCATCTTCCAGTTCCCAGGTCTTGCCTGGTGGGAGACTGCGGTTGATGGCGTGAGCCTAAACCCACTAGTTCCTTACTACTTCTGGAACTTCTGGGACTGGACCCCAACTGCGGGCTAA
- a CDS encoding type II secretion system F family protein, which translates to MKFYSELLERAGLTSRTKEVALLLFSIPAIAALLVFAAVGVLGLSLCIAALVLAAGIEVLRLLGERRLSAMEANWPAVFDIVQSGVASGLRFSEQLEYLAESAPISHRQGFRAAFDALERGHADVEVLEELKKYFASRHGDLLALLMQLERELGGVGMEKTLSDATSNVRREIGELGQLLAKQGWVSLSAKLALLAPWLVALVLVQLPQNREAFATPLGALVLVLGLALSLFAYALVNQLGQLTLPKRVLNGAG; encoded by the coding sequence ATGAAGTTTTACAGCGAACTCCTTGAGCGAGCTGGCCTTACCTCAAGAACCAAAGAGGTTGCCCTGTTGCTTTTCTCCATTCCGGCAATTGCAGCACTTCTGGTTTTTGCTGCGGTGGGGGTTTTGGGTTTATCGCTCTGTATTGCAGCGCTGGTGTTAGCGGCCGGGATTGAGGTGCTGCGGCTTCTAGGAGAGCGCAGGCTGAGCGCCATGGAGGCAAACTGGCCCGCGGTGTTTGACATTGTTCAAAGCGGTGTTGCATCGGGGCTGAGATTTTCCGAGCAGCTCGAATACCTTGCGGAATCTGCCCCCATCTCTCACCGCCAAGGCTTTAGGGCAGCCTTTGATGCCCTGGAGCGTGGTCACGCTGATGTCGAGGTGTTGGAGGAGCTAAAGAAATACTTTGCCTCCCGGCACGGAGATTTGCTTGCGCTACTGATGCAGCTTGAGCGTGAGCTCGGGGGAGTGGGAATGGAGAAAACTCTTTCCGATGCCACCTCCAACGTTCGGCGTGAAATTGGTGAACTGGGTCAACTGCTTGCTAAGCAGGGCTGGGTTTCACTAAGTGCCAAGCTCGCCCTTTTGGCACCGTGGCTCGTGGCACTGGTTCTGGTTCAGCTGCCGCAAAACCGAGAGGCCTTTGCCACCCCGCTGGGGGCACTGGTGCTCGTCTTAGGTTTGGCACTGAGTCTCTTTGCCTACGCCCTGGTGAATCAGCTGGGTCAGCTAACACTTCCAAAGCGGGTGCTAAATGGCGCTGGCTGA
- a CDS encoding ABC transporter permease, whose amino-acid sequence MLNKEITIEQRETEGLSLGTIVRRRFLAHKAAVASLIVLGLITLLAFTSVGIVIGGSGKLVVDPATNQLIVDGLRIPGWWQFNWYQNYPIVNAGGTPTLTVWPFDPGLHPFGQDTLGKDIFARVMRGIQQSLTVILLVGVIATVLGVVVGSIAGFLRGRIDSLLMRFTDVIIIIPTLVLGAVLGRTFGGNAISLGLLLGFIAWTGLARLVRAEFLSLREREFVDAARVAGATNFRIIFRHILPNSIGVIVVNATLLMSAAILIETSLSYLGFGITAPDISLGQIISEYNEAFKTRPWLFWYPGLFIVVIALAINFIGDGLRDAFDPRQRRLPRQEGAIKDLKAIIASRYAKKQGK is encoded by the coding sequence ATGCTGAACAAAGAAATCACCATCGAGCAGCGCGAGACCGAAGGCCTCTCGCTTGGCACGATTGTTCGCCGCAGGTTCCTCGCTCACAAGGCAGCAGTAGCTTCACTAATCGTTTTGGGTTTGATTACCCTCTTGGCCTTCACCTCGGTTGGCATTGTGATTGGCGGCTCGGGCAAGCTGGTGGTTGACCCTGCCACCAACCAGCTCATTGTTGATGGCCTTCGAATTCCAGGTTGGTGGCAGTTCAACTGGTACCAGAACTACCCCATTGTGAATGCCGGTGGAACGCCAACCCTCACGGTTTGGCCCTTTGACCCAGGTCTTCACCCATTTGGGCAGGACACCCTGGGTAAAGACATCTTCGCCAGGGTTATGCGAGGCATTCAGCAGTCGTTGACGGTAATCCTGCTGGTTGGAGTTATTGCCACGGTCTTGGGTGTTGTAGTTGGTTCCATCGCAGGGTTCCTGCGTGGACGCATTGACAGCCTGCTGATGAGATTCACCGACGTAATCATCATCATCCCAACCCTGGTGTTGGGTGCTGTTCTTGGCCGCACTTTTGGTGGCAATGCCATCTCCCTTGGACTGCTCTTGGGCTTCATTGCCTGGACCGGTCTTGCTCGTTTGGTTAGAGCCGAGTTCCTCTCGCTTCGCGAGCGAGAGTTTGTAGATGCTGCTCGGGTTGCAGGTGCCACAAACTTCCGAATCATTTTCCGCCACATCCTGCCAAACTCAATTGGTGTGATCGTGGTAAACGCGACGCTTTTGATGTCGGCTGCCATTTTGATCGAGACCTCTCTGAGCTACTTGGGCTTTGGAATCACAGCTCCAGACATCTCACTGGGTCAGATCATCAGCGAATACAACGAGGCTTTTAAGACCAGACCCTGGCTGTTCTGGTATCCGGGTCTTTTCATCGTTGTAATTGCGCTGGCCATCAACTTTATTGGTGATGGCCTGCGAGATGCCTTTGATCCTCGTCAGCGCCGCTTGCCAAGGCAAGAGGGCGCCATCAAGGACCTCAAGGCCATCATTGCCTCCCGCTACGCCAAGAAGCAGGGGAAGTAA
- a CDS encoding PH domain-containing protein, with product MQVFRSKFAQVSAVVTALVLLAVLAGIWAAEGFWSFAVSVPPVALVVFVVAILYFYPRVEVDEGGVRIVNVVRTHYISWGAIEVVDTKYALSIQALGKKYTAWGAPAPGRHSAIFASRDQGQHLPESTYLAGTVRPGDLVTSDSGAAAAHIRRIWEQRRENPGAASVSSTWHFRKLIGLTALVVASAFVL from the coding sequence GTGCAGGTATTCAGATCTAAATTCGCCCAAGTAAGCGCGGTTGTCACCGCGCTGGTGTTGCTGGCCGTTTTGGCCGGCATTTGGGCTGCTGAGGGCTTCTGGAGCTTTGCGGTGAGTGTTCCACCGGTTGCCCTGGTGGTCTTTGTGGTTGCAATTCTCTACTTCTACCCAAGGGTTGAGGTTGATGAGGGTGGCGTGAGGATTGTGAATGTGGTTCGAACCCACTACATCTCCTGGGGTGCCATTGAGGTGGTGGACACCAAATACGCCCTCAGCATTCAAGCCCTTGGCAAAAAGTACACCGCTTGGGGTGCTCCTGCTCCGGGTCGCCACAGCGCCATCTTTGCCTCCAGGGACCAAGGTCAACACCTTCCGGAATCCACCTACCTTGCTGGAACCGTTAGACCGGGTGATCTGGTCACCAGCGACTCTGGCGCTGCAGCAGCGCACATCCGAAGAATCTGGGAGCAGCGCCGAGAAAACCCTGGAGCCGCTAGCGTCTCTAGCACCTGGCATTTCCGCAAACTGATTGGCCTTACAGCGCTCGTGGTGGCTAGCGCCTTTGTTCTCTAG
- a CDS encoding MFS transporter: MSDKEFRKRNLILPIYLPSLLFEAALSALFPVLPVSATEYGFDLASAGAVITAAMLGTLLFEAPASLIVNRIGERASMLLASVVAAGFGVLGFLNLGYVALLIAAVGFGAMFSLFGLSRHSLLADLVPQDHRAKSMSLLGGSFRGGAALGPVLGSVFIANFGIESAYLVAAALCLLGGVSVLAVPAKKLSSSPSGQNGNIWEVAVRERSKLLTLGVASMIISAGRTIRMIGLPLLAIQLGIDAATSSFIFGFTGLIDFALFYASGLIMDRWGKFWSSVPTLIALGVSYLFAFLVTDLTSFWVLASATALANAASAGINMVLGADMAPEGSRSEFLAAFRMLTSGGVVAAPAAISGITALLGLPAALAITGLINFYGAFLFWRYLPLHAPDKHLGD; encoded by the coding sequence TTGAGCGATAAAGAATTTCGCAAGCGCAATTTGATTCTGCCGATCTACCTTCCCTCACTGCTTTTTGAAGCGGCTCTGAGTGCCCTATTTCCAGTTCTTCCAGTGAGCGCCACCGAATACGGCTTTGACCTAGCCTCCGCGGGAGCGGTGATAACCGCGGCCATGCTGGGCACCTTGCTCTTCGAGGCTCCAGCCTCATTGATTGTGAATCGAATTGGTGAGCGAGCCAGCATGCTGCTGGCTTCGGTTGTGGCGGCGGGCTTTGGTGTTCTTGGGTTCCTGAACCTCGGTTACGTGGCGCTGTTAATTGCAGCAGTTGGTTTTGGAGCAATGTTCTCGCTTTTTGGCCTGAGTCGTCACTCGCTCTTAGCGGACCTGGTCCCTCAGGACCACCGAGCAAAGTCAATGTCTTTGCTCGGTGGCTCCTTCCGCGGTGGTGCAGCGCTAGGTCCGGTGTTGGGATCTGTTTTTATTGCAAACTTCGGCATTGAATCTGCCTACCTGGTTGCAGCAGCGCTTTGCCTACTGGGTGGTGTTTCAGTGCTCGCGGTTCCAGCCAAGAAGCTCTCCTCCAGCCCCTCAGGTCAAAACGGCAACATCTGGGAGGTCGCGGTAAGGGAAAGGAGCAAGCTCCTTACCCTTGGTGTTGCCTCCATGATCATCTCTGCGGGTCGAACCATTCGAATGATTGGCCTTCCACTACTTGCTATTCAGCTTGGGATTGATGCGGCCACCTCATCGTTCATATTTGGTTTTACGGGCCTAATTGACTTTGCCCTTTTCTACGCTTCCGGTTTGATCATGGATCGCTGGGGGAAGTTCTGGTCTTCGGTGCCAACGCTGATAGCGCTTGGAGTTTCTTACCTCTTCGCCTTCCTGGTCACTGATCTCACAAGCTTTTGGGTTTTGGCCTCCGCCACCGCCCTTGCCAATGCAGCGAGCGCCGGAATCAACATGGTGCTGGGGGCAGATATGGCCCCCGAGGGTTCAAGAAGTGAGTTTCTAGCCGCCTTCCGCATGCTCACCTCAGGTGGCGTGGTGGCAGCCCCAGCTGCGATTTCTGGCATAACCGCGCTACTGGGATTGCCAGCTGCGCTGGCAATCACCGGGTTGATCAATTTCTACGGAGCATTTTTGTTTTGGCGTTACCTACCGCTGCACGCTCCGGATAAGCACCTAGGGGACTAA
- a CDS encoding Fic family protein encodes MEQITEVSVPRIEFETVSWDQPDSYPVSRRRKLASRGPYLAALPQPISELPIRLPPALVVALEDVSNALSRFDAGVGNFSVPMAAVLLRTESAASSEVENITVSVKQLGLELLGKGRSVNAQLVQQNVEAMETAVKLSSSLGHTEIIEMQRVLLERSSPEQTGGYRQRQVWIGGFAPHVANFVPPQASRVYSLMEDLLRFIGRTDLPALAQIAIAHAQFETIHPFEDGNGRTGRALVQAMLKANGLTQSTTVPVSAGLLSDLPGYFRALSEFQGGNGSPIISAFIEATWSALANSQTLSNRLADLQERWTNELSLRSDAVAMKIIRILPSHPVLNAKLIVNLFGVSEPTAINGLVQLENSGVLTRLNSNARSRVWLATEVLEELEAFANRSRKRNPV; translated from the coding sequence ATGGAGCAAATTACCGAAGTTTCGGTTCCGAGAATTGAGTTCGAAACCGTTTCCTGGGATCAGCCCGATTCGTACCCGGTCTCCCGCAGGCGCAAACTAGCCTCCCGCGGTCCATACCTAGCTGCCCTCCCCCAGCCAATCTCTGAACTTCCAATTCGACTGCCCCCTGCCCTCGTGGTCGCCCTCGAGGATGTGAGCAATGCGCTGAGTCGATTTGATGCAGGAGTGGGAAATTTTTCCGTTCCGATGGCTGCCGTTTTGCTTCGTACAGAGAGCGCGGCAAGCTCAGAAGTTGAGAACATCACTGTTTCGGTAAAGCAACTCGGACTTGAACTGCTGGGGAAAGGGCGATCCGTTAATGCCCAGTTAGTCCAGCAGAATGTCGAAGCCATGGAGACCGCGGTGAAACTCTCGAGTTCTCTGGGTCACACCGAAATTATCGAGATGCAACGTGTCCTCTTGGAACGCTCAAGCCCGGAGCAAACCGGAGGGTACCGTCAGCGACAGGTTTGGATTGGAGGGTTTGCCCCGCACGTCGCAAACTTTGTGCCTCCGCAGGCTTCCAGGGTTTACTCCCTGATGGAAGACCTTTTGAGATTTATAGGGCGAACCGATTTGCCAGCACTTGCTCAAATTGCAATTGCCCACGCCCAATTTGAGACGATCCACCCTTTTGAAGACGGAAACGGCCGCACAGGGCGCGCCTTGGTGCAGGCGATGCTCAAGGCTAATGGCCTAACCCAAAGCACCACAGTGCCTGTCTCAGCCGGACTGCTGAGTGATTTGCCGGGTTACTTTAGAGCTCTAAGTGAATTTCAAGGTGGCAATGGATCCCCGATTATCAGTGCCTTTATTGAGGCGACCTGGTCGGCTCTTGCAAACTCACAGACCCTGAGCAACCGACTGGCTGATCTTCAGGAACGATGGACAAACGAACTAAGTCTCAGGTCAGACGCCGTGGCGATGAAAATTATTCGAATACTCCCAAGCCACCCGGTGCTCAATGCAAAACTGATTGTGAACCTGTTTGGCGTCTCAGAGCCAACTGCAATCAATGGCCTGGTTCAGCTGGAAAACTCTGGCGTGCTGACTCGCCTCAACAGCAACGCTCGCTCTAGGGTGTGGCTTGCCACCGAAGTTCTCGAGGAGCTAGAGGCTTTTGCCAATCGATCTAGAAAGCGAAATCCGGTTTAG
- a CDS encoding type II secretion system F family protein, whose amino-acid sequence MALADRLAPLHTSKAFDLGLADAIRSAVRRKPKRLTQAQLQFPYLVQAMSLLLANGLPISVAIAWLSPRLSGYWGEQFRILVAKLELGADLEKELWELAERTKFAAAQEFAQKLSLAITRGVPVATQLDQLAHSLQLELIRNLTKKAGSNETKMLIPTVFLILPVTVVFAIFPSLLVLQANY is encoded by the coding sequence ATGGCGCTGGCTGATCGACTTGCTCCGCTTCACACCAGCAAGGCCTTTGATCTTGGTCTTGCCGATGCAATACGGAGCGCGGTTCGGAGGAAGCCAAAGCGGCTTACTCAAGCCCAGCTTCAGTTCCCCTATCTGGTCCAAGCCATGAGCTTGCTCCTTGCCAACGGGTTGCCGATTTCGGTGGCGATTGCCTGGCTGTCCCCCAGGCTCTCTGGTTACTGGGGGGAACAGTTTCGAATTTTGGTTGCCAAGTTAGAGCTGGGCGCTGACCTTGAAAAAGAACTCTGGGAGCTTGCCGAGCGAACCAAATTTGCCGCCGCCCAAGAGTTTGCTCAAAAGCTCTCACTGGCCATCACTCGAGGGGTGCCGGTGGCCACTCAGCTAGACCAGCTGGCCCATTCGCTGCAACTGGAACTCATTCGAAACCTCACAAAAAAGGCTGGCAGCAACGAGACCAAAATGCTGATTCCGACCGTGTTTTTGATTCTTCCGGTGACCGTGGTGTTTGCGATCTTTCCCTCCCTGCTGGTTCTGCAGGCCAACTACTAA